A region of Candidatus Cloacimonadota bacterium DNA encodes the following proteins:
- a CDS encoding efflux RND transporter periplasmic adaptor subunit gives MRKITTYLIVAISLVFLLSACGKKKQDAKSMDQLHEELGIPVRVVEIAKDTFIQQLRYNATLRGIKESTVQAMLGDVVTGIKAKVGDRVEKDSVIVTFPHNSPSAQYEQAKTAFNSIDATHERMLRLYQQGAISVQDYENVKTQWEVSKANLESSEQMVFVKAPISGVITDIMVNVSEKVFPGKDLFTISSTNGYKATLMVPEGEIDKVKKGGIVKARWSDIEISGRISEIAMALDPASKAFRVEAEFPQYRNDLAFGITAELGVQVLRLPNVIIVDRHHLVRENGEAFVWLARDNKATKVPVTTGVTDQLKYEITEGLQEGDLLITEGIKSLTEGAKIRIIEGN, from the coding sequence ATGAGAAAGATAACAACATATTTAATAGTGGCAATAAGCCTTGTATTTCTACTTAGCGCATGTGGTAAGAAAAAGCAGGATGCCAAAAGCATGGATCAACTTCACGAAGAACTTGGTATTCCGGTTCGAGTTGTTGAAATAGCAAAAGACACATTTATACAGCAATTAAGATACAATGCCACTCTTAGAGGCATCAAAGAATCTACAGTTCAAGCGATGCTTGGCGATGTGGTAACAGGCATCAAAGCCAAAGTGGGCGATAGAGTAGAAAAGGATTCTGTGATTGTTACATTTCCACACAATAGTCCTTCTGCCCAATATGAGCAGGCAAAAACCGCATTTAACAGCATCGACGCTACTCATGAACGCATGCTGAGATTGTATCAGCAGGGCGCAATTTCGGTGCAGGATTATGAAAACGTTAAAACTCAATGGGAAGTATCTAAGGCAAATCTGGAATCCAGCGAACAGATGGTTTTCGTTAAAGCCCCCATTAGTGGTGTGATTACCGATATAATGGTGAACGTTTCCGAAAAAGTTTTCCCTGGAAAAGATCTCTTTACGATAAGCTCTACAAATGGATATAAGGCCACATTAATGGTACCTGAAGGGGAAATCGACAAAGTAAAAAAAGGCGGGATTGTCAAAGCAAGATGGAGCGACATTGAAATAAGTGGAAGAATATCTGAAATAGCCATGGCGTTGGATCCTGCTTCCAAAGCTTTTCGCGTCGAAGCTGAATTTCCTCAATACCGTAATGATCTTGCTTTTGGGATAACCGCTGAGCTTGGCGTACAAGTATTGCGCTTGCCAAATGTGATAATCGTAGATCGTCATCATTTGGTTAGAGAAAACGGAGAAGCATTTGTTTGGTTGGCGCGCGACAATAAGGCCACTAAGGTGCCTGTTACTACAGGTGTTACCGATCAATTGAAATACGAGATTACAGAGGGACTGCAAGAAGGAGATCTGCTTATTACTGAAGGCATAAAATCTCTTACTGAAGGTGCCAAGATTCGGATTATAGAAGGTAACTAA